The proteins below are encoded in one region of Engraulis encrasicolus isolate BLACKSEA-1 chromosome 1, IST_EnEncr_1.0, whole genome shotgun sequence:
- the LOC134453974 gene encoding alpha-(1,3)-fucosyltransferase 7-like, with product MLDLCRRRKVLVIIIFFCLFGNLIYWRPSILNRFLQHEPGESQSLPVPGESQSVPVPGESQSVPVKMKNTTVVLVWYWAFGIKQHWQGDVCKDRYGIPNCILSDDRSLFPQADFIVFHNRELIERKERLPEHLPRPPNQAWVWFSRESPAYNGDTGFLAGKFNYTLFYRRDADFFNPFGFLVPRNSTGMTLDNLIPKEKSYLACWVVGNYQPYYERTKLYLKLKQVIPIEWWGAAAHRGLHGDLLLPTMSQCYFYLSFENSIFRDYISEKVWRNAFQSGAVPVVLGPPRKNYEEMLPEGSFIHVNDFKNVAELGAFLKKLAGDKERYASYFKWKLNYTVQTFMGNEHWLVEPFCRICAKQSTLQRPKVYKDLHGWQWT from the coding sequence ATGTTGGACCTGTGTCGCAGGAGGAAAGTactcgtcatcatcatcttcttctgccTTTTTGGAAACCTGATTTACTGGCGGCCTTCAATATTGAACAGGTTCCTTCAGCATGAACCTGGAGAGTCCCAATCTCTCCCTGTCCCTGGAGAGTCCCaatctgtccctgtccctggaGAGTCCCAATCTGTCCCTGTTAAAATGAAAAACACAACTGTTGTTCTAGTGTGGTACTGGGCTTTTGGAATCAAGCAGCACTGGCAGGGCGATGTGTGCAAAGACAGATATGGCATACCCAATTGTATTTTGTCAGATGATCGGTCACTGTTTCCTCAGGCAGATTTTATCGTTTTCCACAACCGTGAGCTGATTGAGAGAAAGGAAAGGCTGCCTGAACACTTGCCCCGCCCACCTAATCAGGCATGGGTGTGGTTTTCCAGGGAAAGCCCTGCTTACAATGGAGACACCGGATTCTTGGCTGGTAAATTTAACTACACCCTTTTCTACCGGCGCGATGCAGACTTTTTTAACCCATTTGGTTTCTTGGTGCCACGAAATTCTACTGGAATGACGCTTGATAATCTTATACCAAAGGAAAAGTCTTACTTGGCATGTTGGGTCGTAGGCAACTATCAGCCTTATTATGAGCGGACAAAGCTGTACCTTAAATTGAAACAGGTCATACCAATTGAGTGGTGGGGGGCAGCAGCACACAGAGGCCTGCATGGTGACCTCTTGTTACCCACAATGTCTCAGTGCTACTTCTACCTGTCCTTTGAGAATTCAATCTTCCGAGATTACATCTCGGAGAAGGTGTGGAGAAACGCCTTTCAGTCTGGAGCTGTGCCAGTAGTATTAGGCCCGCCCCGGAAGAACTACGAGGAGATGTTGCCAGAAGGTTCATTCATTCACGTGAATGACTTTAAGAACGTAGCGGAGCTTGGAGCATTCCTTAAGAAACTGGCTGGGGATAAGGAACGCTATGCATCATATTTTAAATGGAAACTGAACTACACTGTGCAAACCTTTATGGGCAATGAGCATTGGCTGGTGGAACCGTTTTGTCGAATCTGTGCCAAACAAAGCACCTTACAAAGGCCAAAGGTTTATAAGGATTTACATGGTTGGCAATGgacatga